TATTTCGTatttcccattaatttcagtggtgctTGTGCAGGAAACCTTCCCAATGGATTGTGCTCTGAAGTCTAAGCATAATAAAGCCAAAGTCTGCCTGCAAATCGtatgcacatttacctgtgaGAGTAAGTTCCATTTGAATCGGCATCAGTCCCGGTGGTATCCACAGGGAAATTAGCACAGTCTGCCAGCTGTGGGGGGAGATACCTCTGGCCTGTAGGTCAGAGATGGCCCATGGGGCTTCCCCATCCATcctaccccctcccctcctctccctcccatgtGATTTGGTGCCCTTCACATAGTTAAGGTTTCCCTTTTCCTCTCTACAAGATCTATACGTACCAGCTCCCTCTAGCTTTCTATTTTCTTCCGATGATCCatgccctctccctctccctgcaactGATCACACCTTCTAAAATTGCATTGTCTTTGCACATTTTAACATTGCAGTATACTGTGTCCAGGCCAAGCGCCCCAGTTCTTCGAGAGGTAGGTCAGACCTAAAGTGCAGAAGTTGTAACATCTTTTGTTGAAGATTATCAACCCACAGCATCACTCATATGGTCTATCCTCTGTCAAAGAACTGAactgaaggaaggggaaaagaagagGGGGACCAAGGTTGGTCAGTTCCCGCCCTGAAATTAAGTTGTGTAGACTCTGGTGGAAAGGGTTTTAGGGTGGAGATTAGTGATAACTCACCTAAGCAGAGGCTAGCATGACCTAGGAAGGAGTCTGATGGAATAATTATGCCTGCCAAGATTTAATTTATGCTCTGCAGaaacaataaatttaatataatTCAATATGGTTCCGCCCCCTACTGCTCCCCTCCAATACCAACCCGCAGTTCAATTCTGCATACACATTCCCTGTATGTAGTGAGAGTCTACTCCTGTATTGCTCATCTCACTGTGGCGAAAGATGCTCTTGGTTCTGCATACCAGTTCTACAGTCTCTCTCCTTGGATCAGATGTGAACTGTCCAGATCATTTCCAGTTCCTGATAATCCGATGCAAGGTATTTGTTACACTGGATGTTttggagttgtgtgtgtgtgtgtttgtgtgtgtcctttGACTTGGTCTCATCTGACTTTTGTGAGCTCTAGGGTGCAGTCTGAAGGCCACCACGCAATGAAACTAAACACATCTGGGTCTGGTCACTGCCTGGATGGGAGATGTACATCATATTGAATTCTATGATGGAAGGAAAACAGCATAGAAATGTAAATAATCATGCATACAGCTCTGCTTTCACACATTCATTTGGGACACCTTGTGTCTTCTGATGATGCTTTGCAGTTAACAGCCCGATATATGATGAGAATCTTCTTTGGTGTTACACAACTACCGGTATAGAGGCACTACAGCACGTGCCAGGGGAGTGTCCCAACAGATCACAGGACGCCCACTAGGAAGTACTGTTGTTTATGTTATCACGTGtgcatctcttttttaaaaaaaccaaaacaaaaccctgcaccGTGGCCTATGATTTTAATCACAAAAACTGTATACCAACAAACATCGATAATGATAAAAGCCACAACAGTTTTAGCAGGAGCTTAGGGCAGCAAATAAACAAAGCATAACAAACCAACTGATTTCTAAAGgctttctggaaaaaaataaacattttagctCAGTTTTAGGAAGACAGCAAGGGAGAAACTGTTCACCTGTCTCATAAAGAGTTCCCAGAACACCAGAGCTGCGACTGAGAAGACGCTGCCCTTATTTGGGAGTGAATCCAACCTCTCCATAGGCCATCAGCAACAGATCTTCATCAGAAGATCTTAAGAAGTTACGAGGACTCTAAACCTCTAGGATTTTAAGGGTAGATGTCTCAATTAGGTGATATGTAAGAACAGTGGCATACCTCTGTCTGCAGGTGAGTTGCTACTGCTGCATTTTCcgctagctgaagtttccaaactatcTTCAAGCACATGTGGAGGGCTTCAGAGGGCTCTAATCTGGAAGCCACCAAAGCATGCACAACAGTGCCTTGATCTCCCAGCGGTAGGTGAACAACCGTAGCTCAgctggaagagcatctgctttgcatgcagaagatcttaggttcaatccccagcagctccAGGTAAGGACTGGGAAAAGGCTCCTTCCTGGAGAGCTGCCCCCAGTCAGTGGGGAAAATACCTGATAGTCTGAtctggtctaaggcagcttccaggtATAGGTGGCGTATCAGCCAAAGATGAATGGCAGGTCCACTTGTTTGCACTGATAGCTGTGGTGCAGGCAGCCCAGAAGGCCAGTTTACGCAGGGCATTTTTAGAAAGGAATGCAATAAACACCTGCTTGCAAATATGCATCATAGAGGTACATTTGCAAAGGAGCTGCCTTTGGCTATAGGGCCCTGTCAGGGAGTCCGTTTTACGTGTGAAGTGCTCCACTGACCAGAGCCTCCAGTTTAATGCCTGATATTTTCAGAGGGCGaaagcgcacccccccccccccgatatttcCATTTGTACTTAGCCCTCCTCACAATTCCTAAGAGCTGTGCCTTGGGCAAAAGGATGCCTTTAGTTTTGTGCATGTCACTGATAATAattgttttggtgtgtgttttcaagTAGGCTAGTGTTTGCAGCTACTTTATTGATTTAAAACGGGAGCATTTATTTCTTGTTTGAATTCCATTTCTACCTCCTTAGGTCAGCTTTCAAAGactgctttgcccagttttgTTTCTGGAAAGAGGAAAGCATAGATATTGAATCTGGAGTGTTGGCGTTAGGGACGGCATTCAGGGACGGCTCCATGTGATAGAGCACTTAGCTGCTCTCGAGCCCATTCTCTGGTTCGGTACGCTATGTAGCCCATTGTTAAGCAACGGAATAGAGATGCATACAAGGTGCGCTTGCCAGAGAGACAAATCTCTTTGCATTCAAAAAGGGATGAGGCAGGTCTTTATGCTCTGTAAATAAAAACTGTCATAGTTACTGTGAAGTATAAAAGAAGAAAGAATCACAACATAGATtacactgtacacacacacacacacacttaacaatTTTCCTTTATGCAATGGTATGTCTTAAAGTATGTGTGCatagtgaagaagtgtgcatgcacacgaaagctcataccaataacaaacttagttggtctctaaggtgctattggaaggaatttttttttatgtgtgcatgttgttgttttttgtttcgcTTTTTGCAATTTAACTAGGAAGGTTTCCACAAACCAGCTGCTAAGGCTAAGGTGGTCTCCCAAGCACTTAAATCTCTTTCTCACCCTCATCCACCCGCTACTGAGATCTGAAATGGCACCTTGAGTTTATGCTTAACATTACTGCCTTACGGGTTTGTTGGCAGCGCTAGGCTCTTCATTAAGCATTCCTCCAAGTTCATTTCCAAGGGCAACGTAAAAGCTGAATCTGAATTTCTGCCAAATAAGAAACTGGGTGAAATTTTATATAAATGCAGTCTGTGGAGGAGGTCCTGTTAAGTGCGCCACAGGTTTCCTAGGTCCGCTAAATGGTACTGCAGGGAAGACCTCCCCCATGCAGGCTCCCAACTTGTGTGAAATGAGTTACCTCTGGAGATGTGCCAACTGTTAGGTGCTCCCACTGGCAACTAAAAACACACGTCTCCCACACAAGCTTCTCCATGAAATGAAAGGCGGAATGCAAATGCTTTTCATGAAGTAATAAGTAGTTTCTTAGTCCTTCTTGTAGATCATGATGGGACAAAACAGTAAAGGGTCCGCGGGGGCTCTTTAGATATATTGGAGCCAGGTTGTTCTCACGGTAACAGAAGGGCTCTGTGCGTCACTTAGATTGACACGTGCccagtgctagaaactcagatatataagcaagGTGTCAAATGGCCTCTTGAATCTAGGTTACAGCcgccacaacggaatgtctattctccagggggctggactggatgatcctcggggtcctttccaatgctacagttctatgattctatgatctcatctACGTTacttgactgtagcttgctctcacaacaattcacttgtcccagtatgcaaggaggagaaacacacacagtggaaatggaaatggaataaACAGTGGACTAAGggagaggtttttaaactgtggatgccaacctggcacccagaaatctccacgtagTTGCTATTGGAACCACACCAGTGgcaaaacgcgcctggcgcctggctaatttctaacagtGCATGTGCCATTCAGTGGAATGGCAATATTGGGTTGGAAAGATGATGACGGTAGTGATGGTGTTATGTTTGGGTGGTGGGGCCAACTGGatcatgaggcagagtgaggaaaCTGCCTCAGGTGTCACAGGGGGGTGGGCAGTGGTGTCATCCTTGACTGTTCTTTCTGAACCTCCCAGCCACCTCTCTCTGTTGAAGGTAGAGCAATGTATGTCACACAGCGCCCTGCTAAACTAGCCTGCTGACTCAGATGTGAGTCCCATTGTCAGTGCTGAAGTGAGATCCAGAGGggttgcaatgttttattttgcctcaggcagcagagtgTCTTGGGTTGGCCTTGTTGAGTGAATGTCCTCACCTGGATGGGTGCCACCCATTacacagtaaataaaaataaaaataaaatgctgggcTCAAGATTGctgaaagagaaggaaataaataCTAACCCCCAATCTTTGGTGCTGGAAGACCTGCCTGAAGCTGCTTAGGTGAAAGGGAAAGCACAAATTCAGAGGCATTCTGTTCataatcaggggttcccaaactaaggcccgggggctggatgcggcccaatcgccttctaaatccggcccatggacagtccgggaatcagcatgtttttacatgagtagaatgtgttattttatttaaaatgcatctctgggttattcgtggggctgcctggtgtttttacatgagtagaatgtgtccttatatttaaaatgcatctctgggttatttgtggggcacaggaattcattcattttttttctccaaaatatagtccggccccccacaaggtctgagggacagtgaaccggccccctgctgaaaaagtttgctgacccctggttcatATTTTAGTATGTATTATATATTATGAAATAATTGTGTTGTTAGAAAGGCATGTACAGTAGCTATGAATTATTGCTCAATGAATAGCACCTCTTATGTTATTCCATATATAGGAGCAATTAAAATAAACGAAAACCTTGCATCACGACTGAATTCATATTTCCATAACATGCTAAAAGCCATTCACCTTTCTTTATAAACTGAGCATCATATACTTTATTTCTCTTGAGCACGTATCTAAAAGGAAGTAGCAATTTTCGCAGCGACATCCCATATCCTATAAAAAACCAATCACATAGAAGAGAGGCAGGgttatttcctccctcccccatatGCAGCTGTCACAATTTTTGCAGCCATTGATAAGTTGGTCAACCTTTTTGCACATCAACCTGATCCACGCATTGCTTTagactttttttcctgggggggggggtatgcaggggtacgcatacccctaaacatattgtgaatctaagtttggcctcattgagggacagtatttcaatatgagtaggaaaatgagagtacccctaaacattttttaattttttaaaaaaagcactgggagggGGTATCTCCAGCCCAGCCAGGAATGATGAGAAATGGAACACAGCCGCCTCTGAAGGCCATCAAATTActcatccctgctttagacaGTTCAAAGGGACACTGAAGGCTGCTATGGGGTTGAAGGACTCTGGGAACTTGCCTGCAAGTTGAGAAGCACTGGTCCATTGGCCCTGGACTTTGGTTCTGCAGATCAGGTTCAACCCAGtgccagggaggggaggggaaagatggCTGCTTctccaccctgaacattcccccTCCTCTAATTCCCCTCTAATCCAGGTAGCTGCCTGCCATGTCGGACGACGCTGAGAAGAACGAGGCTCCCCCAGAACAGgagcagcaagggaagaaggaggaggagaagcaggagcaggagcaggggaagCCTGAGGAAtatgcccagcagcagcagcagcaggaggaggaggagaaggagaatgaGCAGGGGAAGCTGGAGGAGCAGCCTAAGCCACAGTCCCCACCCAAGAGCCCCAAAGGCCCAGAGACCCCCGCATCGCCTGTGATGGTGACGGTGACCATTGAGGAGGAGACGGTGGGGGAGCCGCAGGAGAATGGGGACCCCCCGGGGATTAGGGCTGGCTCAGTTGATGAGATAGGGACCACCCCGGCCCCACCCACTAGCCCCCCAGCCCGCTCCAAGTCGGCGTCGTTGAATGACCTGAAGCCTCAGCACAGCGTCAATGGCGGCCCAAGGCATGTCGTGAGGGGCAGTTTGTCCGGGTCTCAGGTGCACTTAGCGGGATCCGCAGGGTCTCCACGTGCCAGCCTGAGCCGGCAGGCCTCTGCAACAGGATCGGCAGCTGGTGAAGCTGGGGAGAAACCCAGAGACTACATATTCATTGCTGCCCTCTCCTGTTTCTGCCCAATCTGGCCTATCAACATTGTCGCCTTTGTGTATTCTGTCATGGTAAGTGCAAAGGCAgcggcacctctctctctctctctctctctctctctctctctctctctctctctctctctctctctctctctctctctctctctctctctctctctctctctctctctctgtatttgtTTTGTGTGTCCTGGAACACTAGGAGAGCCACCTGCTGCTTTGATACACCCACCAGCACCAAGGCTGTCTCTTCCTTGTCACTTTTCTCTTTCGTTTGCCCCTTGTCAGTCAATCCCCTCCTCAGCCAAGGAGCAAGGCCATTAACTCGGAGGTGGCTCAGCCTGCTGCTTAAAATCTCAGGCTGCAGCACCTCCTCACAGGTAAATCTACCCACACGAGAAGTCGGTCTGGGACACCCCTCCGAGAGTCGACCAACCAACTAGAAAGTTTCCTTCAGGTCTCCTATTTGGTAAAACCCGCTAAATGTAACAAAATAGGTTTGGCAGCTCGTGCCGGCTGGCCATTCACAGTCCACCCAAATTCATTTTGGGCACCCGCTACCACCCTACGAGCCTCTCGCTGTGCAATCCTttccgtgtctactcagaagtaagttccgtTGAGCTACTCGAGGTTTACTTCCAGGCGGAAGGATCACAGGCGTGAATTCTGTTTTCCTATGTCTCGTTCTTCCACTAGGAAGCTCAGAGACGGCTTCTATCCAAGCAGCAGCCAAGAAGGATCTCAACTTCTTGGCTTCTTGCCATTGACTTAACATTAGGTCCTCTCCCAAACCACATGCACTGAGGCTGCTGTCCCCTTGAACTGGCGGCGGATTGACAGGCTCTTTGCCAAAggtccttcccctcccctgctgccaAAGATGCCTTTGGTTGAAGGTGCTGAGGACCTAGCCTGGGACAGCACAGCTCTGGCTCTTTCCCCAGCAGCCAggcaggtgaggcagtgggcaAGGGCCCCAGGGGTTCAGAAGGGCCCCTCGCCGGCCTGACCCAGCTCTGCTGCCATTCACCTCCCCGCTGACCCCCTGGATGGCTGTTTTAGTGGTATCGTCTGTGGTGACTGCCTGCTTTCTTGATGAATACGGTGGCCCCAGCCTATAGATCTATGAAATCTACAGCAGAAGGCAGgggctgctactgctgccatagcagcagaagcagaagaaagcaCACACTGccttgggtgtgggtgggtgttgggggtgTTGTTGGCACCATGCCGAGGGCCCCCATTTTCCTCTAACATTGTAGTCAAGTGTAGAGttttcccttccaattctcccttcccttccaattctcccTGTTCTTCCTTTAACCAAAAGGCTGCTACTTCTATTAGGTATTCTGGGACAATCCTCAAACCCTTGctcctctttttcctttcctaatTCCTCGCCAGTCCCGGAACAGCTTCCAGCAAGGAGACATTGACGGGGCCCGGCGCCTGGGACGGGTAGCGAAGCTGCTGAGTATTGTCGCATTGGTCGGGGGAGTGCTCATCATCGTGGCATCTTGCGCCATCAACTTCGGAGGTGAGTATCTCGAGAACCAGGGGGTGGAGAGGACTCTAGAAATCTTGTTTAAACATTTTGTCCTGTAAGCTCTAACCCCCTTGCCCAGTCTTCTGCTGCAGTACAAAGAAACCGGCAGAATAGGATTCCAGGGATTTTTGGGTTTTTGAAAAAAGTAGCATTTGTGATCAATTTGGCCAGAGAAGGGGCTTAGCAAAGCATTATGGGACGTAGTGGGATGGAAACGCTAATGGTGGCTCATTTGCACACACGCCACCTGACAGCGTATTTGGGCTGGATCCTGATTGTCTGAGTGCTTTTGAGAGGGACCTGAGACCTGTGGTACACCATCAGGTCAGAGTAGAATATATTATTCTTAGAATCCTTAATATTACCGTTTAAAAAGTCTGCATCTGCCACGGCACTCAGCGCTTAGTCACAGAAGTATTGTTGTAAATCGATTTAACTTCATAGTCAAggggtatataaatttatatgaaataaataaatagatggtgCAATTTCTAGTCAGGAATATATGTTTGTATCAGACTGTGGCCTCTGTCTGAGCCAATGGAATAGAGGGGGCTGCTTAAAGTAAGGGGAAGCTGCTCCAAATTGGCTACTTTTGTAAGAGTTTCCCTTCTTAAGAGAGAGGCTTATCGGTGGATagataatatacatatataatgcAGGTGCTAAGTTAATTCTGTAGCCAAAGTGGGTCTTCTGaggggaaaaagggggagggatcaGCAAGTTTGTGGAATTTTGCAGGAgatgatgttggggggggggaatagaataaAACCTCATTAAGCCCCCAAACCGAAGGAGCCTAGGAAGGGCTAAGCATGCTCAGAAATCATGAATGCTGTGTCTGTTGGGAAGGAAAGCCGAGGGTGGGCGTGGCAGGATGGGATGGAGGAAGCATGGCACTCCACgccacaacattttgttgccagTCCCCCTTGTCCTATTATTGGCACTCAAGAAgagtgtgaaaggtgtggggggggttgggggggtagtAACCAAATCAAAGAAAGGGACTGCCTCTCCGACCCCTTTGATATCCTGCTGTGTACACTTACAAAAGTATTCTGAGAGTTCAGGAGAGCAATTCAGGATCACTGTGACCCGAGGAGTGAGGCGGGTTCCATGCCTTCCCTTCTCAAAAGAAAAGAGCTTTTCTTTTCCTCATAAAGTTGTCCCCAACACCTCCATTTTCTTCCTAACCCTCTGGGGAAAATGGCAGCTCCTTGAAATGGTCAGTTTTCTCCCTTTTGCTGTATGCTCTGCTTTTCATGTCCTCCCCTCAGAGCTACCCCCCTCCCCGAGCAGAGctattgctttcccccccttcagaATTATTACACATTGTCCCAGATATGGGGaacttgtggacctccagatgtttcctcCAGATCTTACAACTCCCACTAACTCAGACCAAGGCTGACGGAAATGGGAATCCCAAAAACATTTGGATGgctacagcctcccctcccctcacattACACAGTGCTTTTCATAAGGTTATGTCGGCCTTGGCCTTCAACCACAACCTTGGCCCTAATTCTACGCAGCAGGCCATCTTCATAACTACCAATGTCTCCTCAGAACCCTTTCCCATCCTAACTTCCCTGCTTCCTACTGCCAGCATACCTAAAgcagccaaaaacaaaaaaaggagaaaataagtGCATCCAtctgacaggggtcagcaaactttttcatcagggggccggttcactgtccctcagaccttgtgggggggccggactatatttttttggggggggaaatgaatgaattcctgtgccccacaaataacccagagatgcattttaaatataaggacacattctactcatgtaaaaacaccaggcagccccacaaataacccagagatgcatttaaaataaaataacacattctactcatgtaaaaacatgctgattcccagaccatccgcgggccggatttagaaggcgattgggccgcatccggctcccgggccttagtttggggacccctgcatcaGACCTTCCCTTGACGTTGCCTCCTTAGCCTCCATGTTGCTTTCCCGATGACCTGTTCCCACATGCTCCAGATTCTAGCGGAAGCCAGATGTGGGGAGGTTGAATTGGGGCATGTGTGAAAATGTTTTCCCCTTCATGTTTCTTTCCAGGTAGTAAAAATCTCCTTCTTCTGTTCTCCTTCCCTGTGTTCTTATTCcgctcccccaaccccaaccctactTGCCcctgttcctcccccctctccctgaacccctctccttccccacccggCCCTCAGTGTTCCAGTGAAGATGGCACTCAACCTGCCACTTCATCCCTAGCACCGAAACGTTCATCTTTGGAGCTGGGAGCCAGCATGAGTCCAGAACATCCATCCCATGTCCCCACCCATCTCTGAACCATGCAGAAACAGGAGCACAAGAatggagatgagagagagagagaaagagagagggacacGAGAGAGCGAAACCGAGAGAAGCAACGTCTTTGTCATGCTTGCATGTGTCCCATCCTTCTAGGGATTTTAGCTAACCAAAAATAAGGTGAAacaggaaaaaggaaacaaaaattagATGGGGAGATATTCTTacctcctctttcctctccgccattttctccctctctctgcactctctctcgctctccttccatccatccagtcATCTGTTCAACCAATGACCCATCTGCCCATCTTCCATCCACTGCCAAATTTCGACAGCAAATAAAACTCTTTCGATATTCCATGTTTACAAGAACCTGCCGGAGAAAAGCtctttttccccacccccctgggaaggaggtggggagcATGTTTAC
The window above is part of the Zootoca vivipara chromosome 13, rZooViv1.1, whole genome shotgun sequence genome. Proteins encoded here:
- the PRRT2 gene encoding proline-rich transmembrane protein 2 isoform X1 encodes the protein MSDDAEKNEAPPEQEQQGKKEEEKQEQEQGKPEEYAQQQQQQEEEEKENEQGKLEEQPKPQSPPKSPKGPETPASPVMVTVTIEEETVGEPQENGDPPGIRAGSVDEIGTTPAPPTSPPARSKSASLNDLKPQHSVNGGPRHVVRGSLSGSQVHLAGSAGSPRASLSRQASATGSAAGEAGEKPRDYIFIAALSCFCPIWPINIVAFVYSVMSRNSFQQGDIDGARRLGRVAKLLSIVALVGGVLIIVASCAINFGGEYLENQGVERTLEILFKHFVL
- the PRRT2 gene encoding proline-rich transmembrane protein 2 isoform X2, giving the protein MSDDAEKNEAPPEQEQQGKKEEEKQEQEQGKPEEYAQQQQQQEEEEKENEQGKLEEQPKPQSPPKSPKGPETPASPVMVTVTIEEETVGEPQENGDPPGIRAGSVDEIGTTPAPPTSPPARSKSASLNDLKPQHSVNGGPRHVVRGSLSGSQVHLAGSAGSPRASLSRQASATGSAAGEAGEKPRDYIFIAALSCFCPIWPINIVAFVYSVMSRNSFQQGDIDGARRLGRVAKLLSIVALVGGVLIIVASCAINFGVFQ